The following nucleotide sequence is from Glycine max cultivar Williams 82 chromosome 9, Glycine_max_v4.0, whole genome shotgun sequence.
CCTTTGCAATGGCAGTTGGAGGCCACATTAGTGTACCAACCGCTCTCTTTTACTGGGTTGCTCAACTCATAGCCTCTGTTATGGCTTGCCTTGTTTTAAGGGTCATTGTTGTTGGAAtggtatttatttttctctgtgTGTTTATGTTTATGGCTTGGACATGTACATTTTATTTACTctctttggttttgtttatgttttttcagCATGTTCCAACATACACCATTGCAGAAGAGATGACAGGGTTTGGAGCATCGGTGTTAGAGGGTACTCTGACATTTGTTTTGGTGTACACAGTGTATGCAGCCAGGGACCCTAGGCGTGGTCCAATGAGTTCCACTGGCATACTTGTAGTTGGCTTAATTGCTGGTGCAAGTGTCTTGGCCTCAGGTCCATTCTCTGGCGGCTCGATGAACCCTGCCTGTGCTTTTGGCTCGGCTGCCATTGCAGGCAGTTTCAGGAACCAAGCTGTGTATTGGGTTGGACCCTTGATTGGTGCTACCATTGCTGGCCTTCTTTATGACAATGTGTTGTTCCGTTCTCAACTCACAGATTCAATTCAAGGAATTGGGGTCTAAACTCTGTAGTGTTatgcaataaattaaattctagtGTTTAACATTTTGTATTTCTTAATAGTTTTATTATAGTATAGTGACTCAAGACTTGGTATGTAACTTAATCCCATGTTATGTGTGTGTTACAAATGTTGTGGAAAATCTGGCATTGGCTTGTATTAGTGTAGGATAACATTTTAACCTATGTGGCACTATTCATGCAGTCTGTTCTTCTTTTAATCGTTTtcacaattataaaaattattctgaaaattttaaattatgacattgttttatttttacctaTCAAATTTGGACATCCGATTCCTTTTTTCAAATATCTCTATCCAATTCTCtatcatttttctatttcttccttatcaCATTATATCATTTATAACTACATATATTTTTCTAGTTTATCTCCCGTTAGCATTTTTAGTGtcagtattattttattttattttaaacattatgACCGGGGACAACCACTTATTGACAGGGTTGTCCTGCATGCGAGCCTAAGAAATGTAAGGAATGAGACTGTGAATagcaatgtaaatttttttttacatccttATTAGAAATTATCTACATGATGATTTGTAATTTGAGGAAGatgtacaaattattttactgtcCGTACATATCAATTTAAAgattatgtaaatgaatgtatgcaaatttaaattaaacgtgataattaatttgttagatGAGTTAAGTACTTAAAAGTTCAGACCAACTCTATTTCTTCTTTCCTAAATCCGATCTTAATTAAATTCACACatcttcatatttatatttgaatttaggtTTAAAATATTCATCAGGTTAAAATTTAAGGTCTTGTAGGGACAAACATAGTACTCCAAGGAACTACTGAGACTTACCCAACATATTTCCAAGGAAGCAGAAATTGTTAAACATCCCAAAAGTCAACAGTtgtttcaaagttcaaacagaGTAAAGCCAAACATTGAAATGGAAACTAgttgaaagcaaaaaagaacTCTCATGTAAAAATAACTGGTAGTAGTTGATATATGACTATAACATTAGACATcgctttcatctttattatattgttacaTTCTTTATCCTTTTGACTCGTTTCCCCTCTATTCATCGCAAAACTATCGTTACAAATAGCAGCTGCCAAAAAAGTCAGCTGAGCTAGTCGTCAATTATACCAACCTATATACCCACAATTGAAATTATTGAACCACGTACTAGCTttttcaatttgtgttttcatgGAGTGCATTGAGGAAAAAAATTTCCTCTGTTGACATATCTAACATTTTCACATGTAGCAATGGTGCCACCGTGGCCTTGGGGTTCTAAAATCACATCCTGCACGTAAATTTGTCTGCAAGGGACGGCTCGGCTGCAGTCAAATTTGATAGCCACTTCTGAGGCACTTGTTCCTCTTATGTTTTGGTACAACACATTGCTTAATTGCACAGCTGAGTCCTGCATGGTGCCATTTCAACAAACATGGTTATGACTTGTCATAATATGATTGATTACccatttcttttaataatatacATCTACTAGGAAAGAAAGAGTTTCTCTCTTTGGATTTTAATAGTCATGGATGATTGGAAGTTGAGAACTTGGTCACCTGCTCCTGGCATGGCTTCGCTTGATCACAGTAGTATTGATCTACGATTATGGGATTTGTCACATTTTGCATCGCTATGTTCAAAAATTTGATGTTCCTTGCATAGCCAGAACCTCCCTGCGTTGAGACAGAAACAAAAGATATGATTTGAGGTATCACAATAAAGCTCACACCTATCTTGCAATAAATAGAAATTTACCCACGTAATGATGTGTGTTgtttaaatgaaaaatcttttagagtatgtttggatgtgaaaatttaaaattctgagaaattttaaattataagaatttcaaatacttcaattgaaattcttttattttcaaaattttgtatttggataaaaaaattaaaattatgaggatgaaaaaaatgaatgaaaaaaaagagaaaatataattgATGTGTTAGTTATATGTATTCCTCTATACTTACACTCGATCGATATTTTAAGAGTGTTTCTTGAAAAAGAttgtaagaagagaatttcaatttctcaccttttagaaggaaattgaaattccagacttttagttgtttaaaattctgttttaaaattccaaaattttaaattcttcataaaaaacattcaaacaatgaattctaaattataaaaatttaaattctctgataaattattttccttagtTAAAATTCTTTATCTAAACGCACTCTTAAAGATTTTAGTGCGTCCACCACCGTATTTCGCTCAATCTACAAAAATGAAGAATGTCTCGTGAAATATGGAAAAGATTTAATGCTTTGgaagagaaatatatatatatatatatatatatatatatatatatatatatatatattaactgtgaaaaattcataataaactaTGATTGAGGTCAGCTTTGAGCCAATTAGAAGAAAaagtacttttaaaaaaaaaacttgtccgAGGGGCCTGTTATTTCAAAGGGTGGTCAAGAGGACAAGAACATACGAAGTGGAAATTTGTCAACCTTGGTGCACTATTTTTCTCACGCAAGTTCCAATTCTTGTATCATTCGTCAACTTCCCCCATGTTTGTCTTATCGGTTTTGCGCCTAAAATTTGGCAATTTGTGTTCACTGGACTGAATTTTAACTAACTTATTCCAAAAGGCTTTTGAACTTAGGTAAAGCCACAACAAAAATTAGTAGGCATAAGTTgaaattcatctttttttcaagTTCTACTTCAATTTTCTAAACCTCCATTGTCTCTATTCTTTCAACTGTCTCAGGAGTTGTGAATTGCCTAACAGCCTAAATTTCAAATCACAAGACCAACTTTTACCTGCCAAGTCTTAATTCTCACCCCATTAGCCGTTCCTATTAAGGTTGCTCTGTTCACTACCACATTAGAGACTTCAGCTTCTGAGTTATCAGCTCCCAAGCTTCCAAtgctacaaaaaaaaatattatgagtaAAAATTTAACCAACAACGTAAAATTGATCCAAATAAAACTCCAACTTGTATGTATGTGGtgtaatatatttatgtaaTCATAAAACCTTATTCCATGTCCAGGTCCGCAGGTAATATCTGTGGCTCGTACGTTTTGGGACCCGCTTATTATTGAAATACAATCATCACCTTCCATAAACAAAATATGCAAAATATTAAAACGTTTAACTGAATCCAATTTCTccttttgcatatatatatatattatttttctttttttcattttgtggtCCTTACCTGTCCCAATATCAGTGTTGCTTATGACAATATTTTGTGTGTCTGCGACATGAATTCCATCAGTGTTGGGGCTGTCACCTGGTGCTCTGATGACGAGATTCGAAACAATaacattgaagcatccttcaaAGGTTACATGCATTTGAGGTGCATCTTTAAACCTCAGGTTTGTCACTTTCAAGTTGTTGCATTGATAGAAAGTCACGGcctatgtaacaaaaaaattccATGAGTTAGGAAAGCAGAACAGACCACCCTACATCTCCTTGTAACACTTTATGGTACaataaagaatattaattatcttaCTTTTGGTCTTGGTCCGTCGTTGCATTGCTGTGAATCAACGCGAGGAGAGGAAAGAAATGAATGTCAGtattcataattaatataaatgaaaattggAATGAGACGTTCGAAGAGTTACATGGTTAGTGTTGACTTTGCAGGAGCTTTGCCACCACTTTTTCCCTTTGCCATTGAATGTGCCACCACCACCAACTCTGAAATTTGAAACTCTATCAAACACAATCCAGTGTTGTCTATCTTCTTGGTATGCCGACATTTGAGTCCATGCCTCGATTGTTCCATAGAGCTTACATGATGAGTTAGGAAAATAGAAGAATTATTACAATGAATTGCTTGTCAAGATgtaaggtaaaaactaaaattagctAATTTCTCACTAAGCGTTACTTATGAACATGTATCATCTCACCATAAAGGCAGTGTTGGGTCGACATGGACCAGAAAATGTTATTGGCTTAAGACGATAGATCTTATTTTCAGGTACCACGAGGATAGCCCCTCTAGAACATGCTTCATTCCATGCCTTCCCAAATGCCTGAAGAACAAGAAGAATggctaaaaataaaagaaaattgaaagagaTTGAGAATGAACTAAATTTACACGTAAAAATCTTGTCTTTTTTATTGATAACATGATATGCTACCTCGCTGTCATCTCTTCCATctgctttggctccaaagtcATCAACACTAACTGTTCCACGAGGcctagaagaagaaagatggataGCTCTATTAGCCCTTGTTAAAAGTCCAAaatgttcatgttttgtcttgaTCAATCTCCCATCATGCACAAGGTAGTGTTTaacatttgttttataaaatggtTCCTGTATGTAATAGCCATTACATAAGACAAATGAAGCGAGGACAATGAAAAGTGAGATAGTTGGCGTTTGTGGAAACATTTGGATGTTTCACTTTGTGAGAAAAAGAACAAACTGAATGAAGGGCAAAAGTTGGAAGTTTGATAGAGAGATTTCGTGGTAATTGCCAAATGACGAGCAAGTGGTGTGTACTTATAGAAAAATTGGAGCTACTTTTCTAGAGAGGAAATCAATTGTGAGTTAGAAGCAAAGTGCACTAGTTAATTAGAGAATGTTTTCCATTGAGTCTAGAGGAATGGATAATGCATAGCAGAATAGGTACTACTAATATTAACTACTTGGGTACATTTATTCAAGTATTGCAACGAGCCAATCAATTCTTTCCCGTTCTTGAAAATTCAagaattctctctctctctctctctctctctctctctctctatatatatatatatatatatatatatatatatatatatatatatatatatattgcaatgAGGCAATCAATTCTTTCCCattgttgaaaatattttctttaattttttaatcaatatttgaaGTCCTTCcatcaatattaaatataataagatgtttataaattatttttaaaacagtaCTACCTTGgtcttttataaaagaaataaattgatCCTTTTTTATCCTTTACATAACATTTTTCCCctaaatattcatattttatattttaatttatctgaAAAAATATGTATGTATTGACCACGTAAatcttttttacattatcatacaatcataatttatcatttatcataaatttactgatttttataataattattttaaaagtcatttctataataatttatgattgaatattattataaaattactttatattGTCAATATATAACCATTAAACTCAACTTATATTTCTATATTTATGCGTTATTGTATTTTTTCCTGATGCATTAGGCCAGCACACCACATGCAGTCACTTGTTTAAAAATACATGAGAGTAAGTTGAATGCTTCCCCTTTATAAGGAACAGCGACCTCTTAATCCAATTTTTATTGGGGTCTTTGACCTTTTGAAATTAAGCAATAGCTAAATCATTTGAAGCAGAGGAGTTTCGGAAGAAGGGAAAAGATGTTATTGTGACAATATGAGGATGGGATAGCATGTGATTTATGAGTGAAAAACTGGCCGTAATGTGCTGTGGAAATAGAAAACCGAAGCATACATAACATTGTTATGGGGCACGGGACGGGATTACTTTCCAAATCATTTATAAGTCTCCGAGATGAAGCTACCACGCTAAGCCCATAATTTCAACATAACCACTAGTGGTAATGTTTATGTCACATTCAGTAAGCTTTTCTTATATCTTGCACCTGTCCTTCTCGTTAGTTCACAAGTTAGGTTGCTTTGGTTCCAAAGTTGGTACGTGGACGCAATCCAATTCAGaacgaaaaaaagaaaaaaaagaaaaaaaacaagtgcTCCCCGTAACCCAATAATTAATGCAGTCATTTACCCTGAAAGCTATATTCTAGTAACTGAAACAGAAAACATGAACAAAGGTGGGGATTTAGTTagatgaaaagaagaaaaaaaatgaaatttataaaaatcatgTATATTCGTTTGTGGGTATGAGTGAGGTAGGTAGATGGCACAATCCGTTGCGGAAAAACCAAAGAAAATGTTGACAAAGAAACTAGAGATTCATGTAATGTATGTATATTTGTATGGATAGTTGACttggataagaaaaaaatttatatttaaaattttaatagcaACCTACTCAACTTATTAGTACTGTGACATGAGAATATTATCTTTACACAAAAcgatttctcttttatttttgtttttttggtcaAAAGTTATCAAACGAAATGTCTGTATACTGTTTAGTCATTTATTAGGCCTGCAAAATTTCTGCTTGGCCCAAAAGTTATGTAATACTGTACTtaagagttttctcaaaaatgGACTTGCTTGTAAGTTGTAATCGAGTTGAGCTAATTAAATTTGGATCAATCATCTCTATAAACTGGTCTAGCATGATCCGGATTCTATTAGATCAATAAATTTGACCAATAATATATTAGGGCCGAACCCATTGGGTGATTAATATGCAATCATTCAAGGTTGCTCGTCAAAATTATACAGTATGTGCTTTAATTAGTGCTTACACATCCTTCTTTAATTAGTTCTTACACCTCCAACATAACTCAGTGATGACAATCGGATCTCAATTTAACTGTCTTAAAAAcggcatttttttttgtgaggatCTTAAAAACGAACGGCATTGAGCACACACAATTGCCCTTTCACAGAGTTTAGCAATAATGAAAACTGCTAACGCCTTTTAATTTACTTTCTTTAACACCTTTTAACTGAGAATGAGACTTG
It contains:
- the TIP5-1 gene encoding probable aquaporin TIP5-1 — its product is MAPSSVTVTSRFHESVTRNALRSYLSEFISTFFYVFLVIGAGMSSRKLMPDASLNPTSLVVVGIGSAFALSSVLYIAWDISGGHVNPAVTFAMAVGGHISVPTALFYWVAQLIASVMACLVLRVIVVGMHVPTYTIAEEMTGFGASVLEGTLTFVLVYTVYAARDPRRGPMSSTGILVVGLIAGASVLASGPFSGGSMNPACAFGSAAIAGSFRNQAVYWVGPLIGATIAGLLYDNVLFRSQLTDSIQGIGV
- the LOC100799134 gene encoding polygalacturonase QRT2: MFPQTPTISLFIVLASFVLCNGYYIQEPFYKTNVKHYLVHDGRLIKTKHEHFGLLTRANRAIHLSSSRPRGTVSVDDFGAKADGRDDSEAFGKAWNEACSRGAILVVPENKIYRLKPITFSGPCRPNTAFMLYGTIEAWTQMSAYQEDRQHWIVFDRVSNFRVGGGGTFNGKGKKWWQSSCKVNTNHQCNDGPRPKAVTFYQCNNLKVTNLRFKDAPQMHVTFEGCFNVIVSNLVIRAPGDSPNTDGIHVADTQNIVISNTDIGTGDDCISIISGSQNVRATDITCGPGHGISIGSLGADNSEAEVSNVVVNRATLIGTANGVRIKTWQGGSGYARNIKFLNIAMQNVTNPIIVDQYYCDQAKPCQEQDSAVQLSNVLYQNIRGTSASEVAIKFDCSRAVPCRQIYVQDVILEPQGHGGTIATCENVRYVNRGNFFPQCTP